In Carassius auratus strain Wakin chromosome 46, ASM336829v1, whole genome shotgun sequence, the following proteins share a genomic window:
- the LOC113064228 gene encoding regulator of G-protein signaling 7-binding protein B-like — MCSAPNGRKNRPRSAANIFQIGKTSVRDPERRESTESTRKAQRAMDDCRTTVQEFNTLVALHREQVISIGENTIDCPSLRAQMHKTRIKGCAVAQAAYQNLIAISGPEDGEIHPEICRLFIQLQCCLEMYITEMLKSMCLLGVLQLHRKGNDVCPEPNMDCKIDESSDVPMLDDRSSSPVDFPQDSWVVCTDIENIERDMREMRNLLSKLRETMPLPLKNQDDSSLLNLTPYPLVRQRKRRCRLCCLVSG; from the exons ATGTGTTCTGCACCGAACGGGCGAAAGAACCGCCCCAGATCTGCAGCCAACATTTTTCAAATCGGCAAGACTTCGGTGAGGGATCCGGAACGCCGAGAGAGCACCGAGAGCACGCGGAAAGCTCAGCGGGCGATGGATGACTGTAGAACG ACCGTTCAGGAGTTCAACACTCTTGTGGCTCTCCATCGTGAGCAGGTCATCTCCATAGGTGAGAATACAATCGACTGTCCTTCTTTAAGGGCTCAGATGCACAAGACTCGAATTAAAGGATGCGCCGTAGCCCAGGCTGCCTATCAAAACCTCATCGCAATCTCTGG GCCAGAGGATGGCGAAATCCACCCAGAAATATGCCGATTGTTCATCCAGCTTCAGTGCTGCCTGGAGATGTACATTACAGAGATGCTCAAGTCTATGTGTCTGTTGGGTGTTCTGCAGCTCCATAGGAAAG GAAATGATGTGTGTCCAGAGCCAAACATGGACTGCAAGATCGACGAAAGCTCTGATGTGCCGATGCTGGATGATCGATCATCGTCACCTGTGGATTTCCCACAGGATTCCTGGGTCGTGTGCACAGACATTGAGAATATAGAGcg TGATATGCGAGAAATGAGAAACCTTCTAAGCAAACTCAGGGAGACAATGCCTTTGCCACTGAAAAATCAAG ATGACAGCAGTCTGCTAAATCTGACTCCTTATCCACTGGTGAGGCAGAGGAAGAGGCGATGCAGGCTTTGTTGCCTTGTGTCTGGCTGA
- the c7b gene encoding complement component C7: MCPAVNVRSCLLVLLTFLPYIWCEQPVNCRWGPYGDWSECDGCTKTQVRMRPVETFPQFGGSSCTGEATQRQPCSPKKSCPLQAGCGNRFRCTSGQCISPSLVCNGDHDCEDGLDEQRCSGSGTIVCNEQKPPPNSDLTGRGFDVLTGELRAGVINTHSFGGQCRKVFSGDHRDFYRLPRSLLRYSFQVSVENDFTDEYYNSSWSYMRHEEERKNIRGGHDHKTFHNKLKQDKAYHLLIIRNEVEVAQFQNTAPEYLPLSEDFWKDLLALPSTYDPSAYRFFIQRYGTHYMEEGSLGGQYRSLLELDASYMMEMSRTDIDFHQCITRVKRRLFYKKKKTTCTKLMKTIESSSENRNHKMPVKTDIIGGHPSYIAGLSLLDLENPDSNKQMYSKWAGSVKEYPKVIKQKLRPLFELVKEVPCAGLKKLHLKRALEAYLEDQSPCHCRPCQSNGMAVLTNGACTCVCRPGTSGNACQNGHVLGEQPGVIEGVWSCWSAWSRCSQGQKSRTRLCNNPAPRNGGRNCIGETVERKSCEDPDFEHLKMMEPHCFDPSVTPVKTCKTPPALMNGFVLDPKDTYPVGSKIEYTCTDGHDHIGNPVAECTENLTWRISPMECKKTACDPPAVLSNVFATPSKQAYLIGESVALSCPSGMQKEGEAEIMCRLGLTWYPTPESVRCIPVEAVPSQPSLFCKPWEKPAKGQCVCKMPYECMMSFQICGSVRPGRVNRMSICQLGALQCLGQTFTLLQDSACSWPETKFTSCQDCHEWETCDGSKCECKDPEDCSDDSTHLCVSLMGGVPEMVSECEAGAWRCQGKNITVLRIGDCPA; this comes from the exons ATGTGCCCAGCTGTTAACGTTAGATCCTGTTTATTAGTTCTTCTCACGTTTCTGCCTTATATTTG GTGTGAGCAGCCAGTAAACTGCAGGTGGGGACCGTATGGGGACTGGTCAGAGTGTGACGGCTGTACCAAGACACAA GTTCGAATGCGTCCCGTGGAGACGTTCCCTCAGTTTGGAGGTAGCTCTTGTACAGGCGAGGCCACCCAGAGACAACCCTGTTCACCAAAGAAATCCTGCCCTCTACAGGCCGGATGCGGAAACAGGTTTCGCTGCACATCTG gtCAGTGCATCAGTCCATCTTTGGTGTGCAATGGGGATCATGATTGTGAAGATGGTTTAGATGAGCAGCGCTGTAGTGGCAGTGGCACTATAGTGTGTAATGAGCAAAAGCCACCGCCCAACTCTGACCTCACAGGAAGAGG GTTTGATGTGTTGACGGGTGAGCTGAGAGCCGGTGTCATCAACACTCATAGCTTCGGTGGACAGTGCAGGAAAGTATTTAGCGGGGACCACAGAGATTTCTACAGACTTCCACGGAGTCTACTCAGATATAGCTTTCAG GTCAGTGTTGAAAATGATTTCACTGACGAGTACTATAACAGTTCCTGGTCCTACATGAGGCACgaagaggaaagaaaaaatattagagGAGGTCATGATCATAAAACCTTTCATAATAAATTGAAACAGGACAAG GCGTATCACCttctgataataagaaatgaagTCGAGGTGGCTCAGTTTCAGAACACTGCACCTGAGTACCTCCCTCTATCTGAAGACTTCTGGAAGGATCTGTTGGCCCTGCCCAGCACATATGACCCATCAGCCTATAGATTCTTTATACAGCGTTACGGCACACATTACATGGAAGAGGGCTCTCTGGGTGGCCAGTATCGCAGCCTGCTGGAGCTGGATGCAAGTTATATGATGGAGATGA GTAGAACGGATATTGATTTCCACCAGTGTATTACACGTGTGAAGCGGCGGCTCttctataaaaagaaaaaaaccacGTGTACGAAACTAATGAAGACAATTGAGAGTTCCAGCG AGAACAGAAATCATAAGATGCCAGTAAAAACAGACATTATCGGAGGACATCCCTCTTATATCGCCGGCCTCAGTCTTCTAGATTTGGAAAACCCTGACAGTAACAAACAGATGTATTCCAAATGGGCTGGATCAGTGAAGGAGTACCCTAAAGTAATAAAACAGAAG TTGCGGCCACTGTTTGAATTGGTAAAAGAGGTGCCATGTGCCGGGCTGAAGAAACTCCACCTCAAGAGGGCACTGGAGGCCTATCTGGAGGATCAGAGCCCTTGTCACTGCAGACCATGTCAGAGCAATGGCATGGCTGTGCTCACTAATGGTGCGTGCACCTGTGTGTGCAGGCCAGGCACCAGCGGTAATGCCTGCCAGAATGGCCATGTCCTTGGAGAACAGCCGG GAGTGATTGAAGGAGTCTGGAGCTGTTGGTCTGCCTGGAGTAGGTGCTCTCAGGGTCAAAAGTCAAGGACTCGTTTGTGTAATAATCCTGCTCCAAGAAATGGAGGCAGGAATTGCATAGGAGAGACTGTAGAGCGTAAAAGCTGTGAGGACCCTGATTTTGAACACCTCAA AATGATGGAGCCCCACTGCTTTGATCCCTCAGTGACACCAGTAAAGACATGTAAAACTCCACCTGCTTTGATGAATGGATTTGTTTTG GACCCTAAAGACACCTATCCAGTAGGCAGTAAGATTGAGTACACCTGCACGGACGGACATGATCACATTGGCAATCCAGTCGCTGAGTGTACAGAGAACCTGACCTGGAGGATATCGCCCATGGAGTGCAAAA AAACAGCATGTGATCCTCCAGCTGTTCTGAGTAATGTATTTGCAACACCCTCAAAACAAGCTTATCTGATCGGGGAAAGTGTGGCCCTGTCATGTCCAAGTGGGATGCAGAAAGAAGGCGAAGCAGAAATCATGTGCCGTCTTGGTCTCACCTGGTATCCAACACCTGAGAGTGTCCGATGCATCCCAG TGGAAGCAGTGCCCAGTCAACCAAGCCTGTTCTGCAAACCATGGGAAAAACCAGCCAAGGGCCAATGTGTTTGCAAAATGCCATATGAATGCAT GATGTCATTCCAGATTTGTGGCTCTGTGCGTCCTGGACGCGTGAACAGAATGAGCATCTGCCAGCTTGGGGCCTTGCAGTGTCTGGGGCAAACATTTACTTTGCTACAAGATAGTGCATGCAGTTGGCCTGAAACCAAATTCACATCATGTCAGGACTGCCATGAATGGGAGACATGTGATG GTTCGAAATGTGAATGTAAAGATCCTGAGGACTGCTCAGATGACTCCACCCACCTGTGTGTCTCTCTAATGGGCGGAGTTCCTGAGATGGTTTCAGAGTGTGAGGCAGGAGCTTGGAGATGTCAAGGCAAAAACATCACAGTACTCCGCATTGGGGATTGTCCGGCATAA